GTGGCTGACACTGATCGTCTCGGAATCGATCGCCGCTTCCTCCGGCATCGGCCACATGGCCAACAATGCCCGCGAATTCATGATGACCGATGTCGTGGTGCTGGCGCTCGTCATCTATGCGGTTCTCGGCAAGCTCGCCGATGTCGTCGCTCGTGCCCTTGAGCGCCAGACGCTCAAGTGGAACCCGGCCTACGCGAAATAGGAGTTAGTGCGATGACCGTTATCTCGCGCGAGCGTTTCCATCCTGCCGATACGGCCGAATATGTCGATCATCAGCCGATCGCCGCCGGCGAGGGCGCTGCCTCCATCACGCTGTCGGGCCTCGAAAAGAGCTTTGGCGCCAACCGGGTATTGCGTGGCATCAACCTGCATATTCCGGCCGGCCAGTTCGTCGCCGTCATCGGCAAGAGCGGCTGCGGCAAGAGTACGCTGCTGCGCATCCTGTTGGGCCTCGATGAGCCGACTGATGGTGAGTTGCGCTTCGAAGGCGCCGATGGCAGCGATACGCAGCCCAATGCCCGCATCGTCTTCCAGGAGCCGCGGCTTCTGCCTTGGCTCAGCGTCGCCGACAATGTCGTCGTTGGTCTCGGCGAAGGCATCGAGAAGAAGCGGGCGCTGGAAGAAGCCAGGGCTGTGCTTGCCGAAGTGCAACTCGCCGAAAAGGCCGGCGAATGGCCGGCGCGCCTCTCCGGCGGCCAGCGCCAGCGGGTGGCGCTGGCCCGCGCACTTGTCAGCAAGCCCGGTATTCTGGCCCTTGACGAGCCGCTCGGCGCACTCGATGCACTGACCCGCATCAGCATGCAGCAATTGCTGAACCGCGTCTGGCGGGAACTCGGCTGCACCACCGTGCTCGTTACTCATGATGTCAGCGAGGCGGTGCATCTGGCCGACCGGGTGATCGTTCTGGAGGAGGGTCGTGTCGCGCTCGATCTCGCCATTCCCTATCCGCATCCGCGTCGCCACGGCAATCCTGCGCTGGCGGAGCTGGAAGGCCGGCTGCTTGCGGCAATCCTCGGCAACGACGGCGGTCATTGATCAAGGCCTTGT
Above is a genomic segment from Rhizobium viscosum containing:
- a CDS encoding ABC transporter ATP-binding protein — encoded protein: MTVISRERFHPADTAEYVDHQPIAAGEGAASITLSGLEKSFGANRVLRGINLHIPAGQFVAVIGKSGCGKSTLLRILLGLDEPTDGELRFEGADGSDTQPNARIVFQEPRLLPWLSVADNVVVGLGEGIEKKRALEEARAVLAEVQLAEKAGEWPARLSGGQRQRVALARALVSKPGILALDEPLGALDALTRISMQQLLNRVWRELGCTTVLVTHDVSEAVHLADRVIVLEEGRVALDLAIPYPHPRRHGNPALAELEGRLLAAILGNDGGH